Proteins encoded within one genomic window of Oryza glaberrima chromosome 12, OglaRS2, whole genome shotgun sequence:
- the LOC127758177 gene encoding ABC transporter G family member 50 isoform X1, translated as MTVRETLDFSSRCQGVGRRPKILEEVSARESAAGIIPDADIDIYMKAISVEASKRNLQTDYILKIMGLEICADTMVGDAMIRGLSGGQKKRLTTAEMIVGPARAYFMDEISNGLDSSTTFQIISCFQQLTNISEYTIVISLLQPTPEVFDLFDDLILMAEGKIIYHGPRNEALNFFEECGFICPERKEVADFLQEILSCKDQQQYWSGPNESYRYISPHVLSSMFKENHRGRKLEEPIVPPKSELGKEALAFNKYSLQKLEMFKACGAREALLMKRSMFVYVFKTGQLAIIALVTMSVFLRTRMTTDFTHATYYMGALFFSILMIMLNGTPEISMQIRRLPSFYKQKSYYFYSSWAYAIPASVLKVPVSILDSLVWICITYYGIGYTASVSRFFCQFLMLCFVHQSVTSLYRFIASYFQTPTASFFYLFLALTFFLMFGGFTLPKPSMPAWLNWGFWISPMTYAEIGTVINEFQAPRWQKETIQNITIGNRILINHGLYYSWHFYWISIGALFGAVILFYIAFGLALDYITSIEEYHGSRPIKRLCQEQEKDSNIRKESDVHSNISRAKMTIPVMELPITFHNLNYYIDTPLEMLKQGYPTKRLQLLNNITGALRPGVLSALMGVSGAGKTTLLDVLAGRKTGGYIEGDIRIGGYPKVQETFVRILGYCEQADIHSPQLTVEESVTYSAWLRLPSHVDKKTRSEFVAEVLETVELDQIKDVLVGTPQKNGLSMEQRKRLTIAVELVSNPSVILMDEPTTGLDTRSAAIVIRAVKNICKTGRTVVCTIHQPSTEIFEAFDELILMKNGGKIIYNGPIGERSSKVIEYFEKISGVLKVKSNCNPAAWMMDLTSTSMEVQHNMDFAILYDESSQHRDIVELVEKLSIPIPNSEILSFSHRFPRNGWIQLKACLWKQNLTYWRSPEYNLRRIMLTVISALVYGVLFWKRAKILNDEQDLFNVFGAMYLGSTTIGSYNHQSIIPFSTTERIVMYREKFAGMYSSWSYSFAQAAIEIPYVFIQVVLYTLIIYPSIGYYWTLHKFIWFFYTTFCSSLSYIYVGLLLVSLTPNVQVATILASFFNTMQTLFSGFILPAPQIPKWWVWLYYLTPTSWTLDALLTSQYGNIEKEVRAFGETKSVSIFLNDYFGFHKDKLSLVAAVLIAFPFVLIILFSFSIEKFNFQKR; from the exons ATGACTGTGAGGGAGACTTTGGACTTCTCATCCCGGTGCCAAGGTGTTGGAAGAAGACCAA AAATACTCGAGGAGGTGAGCGCGAGGGAGAGCGCTGCGGGGATCATACCTGATGCGGACATAGATATATACATGAAG GCTATATCAGTTGAAGCTTCAAAGAGAAACCTACAGACAGACTATATTTTGAAG ATCATGGGGCTAGAGATATGCGCAGACACGATGGTTGGGGATGCAATGATAAGAGGACTATCAGGGGGGCAGAAGAAAAGATTAACCACAG CTGAGATGATTGTGGGGCCTGCAAGAGCATACTTTATGGATGAAATATCAAATGGTCTGGATAGCTCTACCACTTTTCAAATAATAAGTTGTTTCCAGCAACTGACGAACATCAGCGAGTACACCATAGTTATTTCACTTCTTCAACCAACACCTGAGGTATTTGATCTTTTTGATGACCTGATATTAATGGCAGAAGGGAAAATTATCTACCATGGCCCTCGAAATGAAGCTCTGAATTTTTTTGAGGAGTGTGGGTTCATATGCCCAGAAAGAAAAGAGGTAGCTGACTTTCTCCAAGAG ATCTTGTCCTGCAAGGACCAACAACAGTACTGGTCTGGTCCAAATGAATCTTACAGATATATATCACCCCATGTATTATCAAGCATGTTCAAGGAAAATCACAGAGGGAGAAAACTAGAAGAACCAATTGTTCCTCCGAAAAGCGAGTTGGGCAAGGAAGCTTTAGCATTCAATAAATATTCTCTGCAAAAACTGGAAATGTTCAAAGCCTGTGGAGCAAGGGAAGCACTCCTAATGAAAAGGAGCATGTTTGTTTATGTCTTCAAAACAGGCCAG CTTGCCATTATTGCACTCGTAACAATGTCTGTGTTCCTTCGAACTCGCATGACAACAGATTTCACTCACGCAACTTACTATATGGGAGCATTGTTTTTTTCCATCTTAATGATCATGCTAAATGGCACACCAGAGATAAGCATGCAGATTAGGAGACTCCCAAGTTTTTACAAGCAAAAGagctattatttctattctTCATGGGCATATGCAATACCAGCTTCAGTCCTAAAGGTCCCTGTTTCCATATTAGATTCACTTGTATGGATATGTATCACATATTACGGAATTGGTTATACAGCTAGTGTTTCGAG GTTCTTCTGCCAATTTCTGATGCTTTGTTTTGTCCATCAATCAGTCACTTCACTGTATCGATTTATTGCTTCATACTTCCAAACACCCACTGCGTCTTTCTTCTACCTTTTTCTGGCTCTAACATTCTTCCTCATGTTTGGAGGCTTCACTCTTCCCAAGC CCTCCATGCCAGCATGGTTAAACTGGGGATTTTGGATTTCTCCAATGACATATGCAGAAATCGGCACAGTTATTAATGAATTCCAAGCGCCAAGATGGCAGAAG GAAACTATTCAAAACATAACAATTGGGAACCGAATCCTGATTAATCATGGCCTATATTACAGTTGGCACTTTTATTGGATATCCATTGGAGCATTGTTCGGAGCtgtcattttattttatattgcaTTTGGATTGGCACTAGATTATATTACAT CTATAGAAGAATATCATGGAAGTAGGCCTATAAAGAGATTATGTCAAGAGCAGGAAAAAGATTCTAATATTCGAAAAGAATCTGATGTTCATTCAAATATTTCCAGAG CAAAGATGACTATACCTGTCATGGAACTTCCAATTACATTCCACAATCTGAACTACTACATTGATACCCCACTG GAAATGCTGAAACAAGGCTATCCAACAAAAAGACTTCAGCTACTTAACAACATAACTGGTGCATTGCGTCCTGGTGTTCTTTCTGCACTAATGGGTGTCAGTGGAGCCGGGAAGACAACTCTGCTAGATGTATTAGCAGGAAGGAAAACAGGAGGATATATTGAAGGGGACATAAGAATAGGTGGATATCCCAAGGTACAAGAAACATTTGTCAGAATCTTAGGTTACTGTGAGCAAGCCGACATACATTCCCCACAGCTTACAGTTGAAGAGTCTGTAACTTATTCTGCTTGGCTTCGTCTACCTTCTCATGTCGACAAAAAAACAAGATCT GAATTTGTTGCTGAAGTCCTCGAAACTGTTGAACTAGATCAAATAAAAGATGTCTTAGTGGGGACACCACAGAAAAATGGATTATCCATGGAGCAGCGAAAGAGGCTAACAATTGCAGtcgagcttgtttcaaacccaTCAGTCATACTAATGGATGAACCAACAACAGGATTAGATACAAGGTCAGCAGCAATTGTTATTCGTGCCgttaaaaatatttgcaaaacagGAAGGACAGTAGTGTGTACAATCCATCAGCCGAGCACTGAAATTTTTGAGGCGTTTGATGAG CTCATACTAATGAAAAATGGTGGGAAAATAATCTATAATGGACCAATAGGAGAGCGTTCCAGCAAAGTGATTGAGTACTTTGAG AAAATTTCTGGGGTCTTGAAAGTAAAGAGTAACTGCAATCCAGCTGCTTGGATGATGGACCTAACATCAACATCAATGGAGGTGCAACACAACATGGACTTTGCGATTTTGTATGACGAATCATCACAGCATAG AGACATCGTAGAGCTAGTGGAGAAGCTAAGCATCCCAATACCAAATTCAGAAATTCTATCTTTCTCCCATCGTTTCCCACGGAATGGCTGGATTCAACTTAAAGCTTGCTTGTGGAAACAAAACTTAACTTACTGGAGAAGTCCTGAGTATAACTTGAGGCGTATAATGCTGACAGTAATATCTGCCCTGGTCTACGGAGTATTGTTCTGGAAGCGTGCAAAAATATT AAACGACGAGCAAGACCTGTTCAATGTTTTTGGTGCAATGTATCTGGGTTCCACAACTATAGGGTCTTATAATCATCAGTCAATCATACCATTCAGTACAACCGAGCGCATTGTAATGTATCGTGAGAAGTTTGCAGGAATGTACTCATCTTGGTCATATTCATTCGCACAG GCTGCCATTGAGATTCCCTATGTATTTATCCAAGTGGTACTATACACGTTAATTATCTATCCATCAATTGGTTATTATTGGACACTACACAAATTCATATGGTTCTTCTACACAACATTTTGTTCAAGTCTCTCCTATATTTATGTTGGGTTGCTTCTTGTTTCATTAACCCCCAATGTTCAAGTTGCTACCATATTGGCATCTTTTTTCAACACCATGCAAACACTATTCTCGGGATTTATTTTACCTGCGCCT CAAATCCCAAAGTGGTGGGTTTGGCTCTACTATCTCACTCCTACATCTTGGACACTCGATGCCCTCTTGACATCACAGTATGGGAACATAGAGAAAGAGGTCAGAGCATTTGGAGAAACTAAATCAGTTTCGATCTTCTTGAACGACTATTTCGGGTTTCATAAAGACAAGTTGAGCCTAGTAGCAGCTGTTCTCATTGCCTTTCCTTTTGTGTTGATAATCCTGTTCTCTTTTTCAATTGAGAAATTTAATTTTCAGAAGAGGTAA
- the LOC127758177 gene encoding ABC transporter G family member 50 isoform X2 has product MTVRETLDFSSRCQGVGRRPKILEEVSARESAAGIIPDADIDIYMKAISVEASKRNLQTDYILKIMGLEICADTMVGDAMIRGLSGGQKKRLTTAEMIVGPARAYFMDEISNGLDSSTTFQIISCFQQLTNISEYTIVISLLQPTPEVFDLFDDLILMAEGKIIYHGPRNEALNFFEECGFICPERKEVADFLQEILSCKDQQQYWSGPNESYRYISPHVLSSMFKENHRGRKLEEPIVPPKSELGKEALAFNKYSLQKLEMFKACGAREALLMKRSMFVYVFKTGQLAIIALVTMSVFLRTRMTTDFTHATYYMGALFFSILMIMLNGTPEISMQIRRLPSFYKQKSYYFYSSWAYAIPASVLKVPVSILDSLVWICITYYGIGYTASVSRFFCQFLMLCFVHQSVTSLYRFIASYFQTPTASFFYLFLALTFFLMFGGFTLPKPSMPAWLNWGFWISPMTYAEIGTVINEFQAPRWQKETIQNITIGNRILINHGLYYSWHFYWISIGALFGAVILFYIAFGLALDYITSKMTIPVMELPITFHNLNYYIDTPLEMLKQGYPTKRLQLLNNITGALRPGVLSALMGVSGAGKTTLLDVLAGRKTGGYIEGDIRIGGYPKVQETFVRILGYCEQADIHSPQLTVEESVTYSAWLRLPSHVDKKTRSEFVAEVLETVELDQIKDVLVGTPQKNGLSMEQRKRLTIAVELVSNPSVILMDEPTTGLDTRSAAIVIRAVKNICKTGRTVVCTIHQPSTEIFEAFDELILMKNGGKIIYNGPIGERSSKVIEYFEKISGVLKVKSNCNPAAWMMDLTSTSMEVQHNMDFAILYDESSQHRDIVELVEKLSIPIPNSEILSFSHRFPRNGWIQLKACLWKQNLTYWRSPEYNLRRIMLTVISALVYGVLFWKRAKILNDEQDLFNVFGAMYLGSTTIGSYNHQSIIPFSTTERIVMYREKFAGMYSSWSYSFAQAAIEIPYVFIQVVLYTLIIYPSIGYYWTLHKFIWFFYTTFCSSLSYIYVGLLLVSLTPNVQVATILASFFNTMQTLFSGFILPAPQIPKWWVWLYYLTPTSWTLDALLTSQYGNIEKEVRAFGETKSVSIFLNDYFGFHKDKLSLVAAVLIAFPFVLIILFSFSIEKFNFQKR; this is encoded by the exons ATGACTGTGAGGGAGACTTTGGACTTCTCATCCCGGTGCCAAGGTGTTGGAAGAAGACCAA AAATACTCGAGGAGGTGAGCGCGAGGGAGAGCGCTGCGGGGATCATACCTGATGCGGACATAGATATATACATGAAG GCTATATCAGTTGAAGCTTCAAAGAGAAACCTACAGACAGACTATATTTTGAAG ATCATGGGGCTAGAGATATGCGCAGACACGATGGTTGGGGATGCAATGATAAGAGGACTATCAGGGGGGCAGAAGAAAAGATTAACCACAG CTGAGATGATTGTGGGGCCTGCAAGAGCATACTTTATGGATGAAATATCAAATGGTCTGGATAGCTCTACCACTTTTCAAATAATAAGTTGTTTCCAGCAACTGACGAACATCAGCGAGTACACCATAGTTATTTCACTTCTTCAACCAACACCTGAGGTATTTGATCTTTTTGATGACCTGATATTAATGGCAGAAGGGAAAATTATCTACCATGGCCCTCGAAATGAAGCTCTGAATTTTTTTGAGGAGTGTGGGTTCATATGCCCAGAAAGAAAAGAGGTAGCTGACTTTCTCCAAGAG ATCTTGTCCTGCAAGGACCAACAACAGTACTGGTCTGGTCCAAATGAATCTTACAGATATATATCACCCCATGTATTATCAAGCATGTTCAAGGAAAATCACAGAGGGAGAAAACTAGAAGAACCAATTGTTCCTCCGAAAAGCGAGTTGGGCAAGGAAGCTTTAGCATTCAATAAATATTCTCTGCAAAAACTGGAAATGTTCAAAGCCTGTGGAGCAAGGGAAGCACTCCTAATGAAAAGGAGCATGTTTGTTTATGTCTTCAAAACAGGCCAG CTTGCCATTATTGCACTCGTAACAATGTCTGTGTTCCTTCGAACTCGCATGACAACAGATTTCACTCACGCAACTTACTATATGGGAGCATTGTTTTTTTCCATCTTAATGATCATGCTAAATGGCACACCAGAGATAAGCATGCAGATTAGGAGACTCCCAAGTTTTTACAAGCAAAAGagctattatttctattctTCATGGGCATATGCAATACCAGCTTCAGTCCTAAAGGTCCCTGTTTCCATATTAGATTCACTTGTATGGATATGTATCACATATTACGGAATTGGTTATACAGCTAGTGTTTCGAG GTTCTTCTGCCAATTTCTGATGCTTTGTTTTGTCCATCAATCAGTCACTTCACTGTATCGATTTATTGCTTCATACTTCCAAACACCCACTGCGTCTTTCTTCTACCTTTTTCTGGCTCTAACATTCTTCCTCATGTTTGGAGGCTTCACTCTTCCCAAGC CCTCCATGCCAGCATGGTTAAACTGGGGATTTTGGATTTCTCCAATGACATATGCAGAAATCGGCACAGTTATTAATGAATTCCAAGCGCCAAGATGGCAGAAG GAAACTATTCAAAACATAACAATTGGGAACCGAATCCTGATTAATCATGGCCTATATTACAGTTGGCACTTTTATTGGATATCCATTGGAGCATTGTTCGGAGCtgtcattttattttatattgcaTTTGGATTGGCACTAGATTATATTACAT CAAAGATGACTATACCTGTCATGGAACTTCCAATTACATTCCACAATCTGAACTACTACATTGATACCCCACTG GAAATGCTGAAACAAGGCTATCCAACAAAAAGACTTCAGCTACTTAACAACATAACTGGTGCATTGCGTCCTGGTGTTCTTTCTGCACTAATGGGTGTCAGTGGAGCCGGGAAGACAACTCTGCTAGATGTATTAGCAGGAAGGAAAACAGGAGGATATATTGAAGGGGACATAAGAATAGGTGGATATCCCAAGGTACAAGAAACATTTGTCAGAATCTTAGGTTACTGTGAGCAAGCCGACATACATTCCCCACAGCTTACAGTTGAAGAGTCTGTAACTTATTCTGCTTGGCTTCGTCTACCTTCTCATGTCGACAAAAAAACAAGATCT GAATTTGTTGCTGAAGTCCTCGAAACTGTTGAACTAGATCAAATAAAAGATGTCTTAGTGGGGACACCACAGAAAAATGGATTATCCATGGAGCAGCGAAAGAGGCTAACAATTGCAGtcgagcttgtttcaaacccaTCAGTCATACTAATGGATGAACCAACAACAGGATTAGATACAAGGTCAGCAGCAATTGTTATTCGTGCCgttaaaaatatttgcaaaacagGAAGGACAGTAGTGTGTACAATCCATCAGCCGAGCACTGAAATTTTTGAGGCGTTTGATGAG CTCATACTAATGAAAAATGGTGGGAAAATAATCTATAATGGACCAATAGGAGAGCGTTCCAGCAAAGTGATTGAGTACTTTGAG AAAATTTCTGGGGTCTTGAAAGTAAAGAGTAACTGCAATCCAGCTGCTTGGATGATGGACCTAACATCAACATCAATGGAGGTGCAACACAACATGGACTTTGCGATTTTGTATGACGAATCATCACAGCATAG AGACATCGTAGAGCTAGTGGAGAAGCTAAGCATCCCAATACCAAATTCAGAAATTCTATCTTTCTCCCATCGTTTCCCACGGAATGGCTGGATTCAACTTAAAGCTTGCTTGTGGAAACAAAACTTAACTTACTGGAGAAGTCCTGAGTATAACTTGAGGCGTATAATGCTGACAGTAATATCTGCCCTGGTCTACGGAGTATTGTTCTGGAAGCGTGCAAAAATATT AAACGACGAGCAAGACCTGTTCAATGTTTTTGGTGCAATGTATCTGGGTTCCACAACTATAGGGTCTTATAATCATCAGTCAATCATACCATTCAGTACAACCGAGCGCATTGTAATGTATCGTGAGAAGTTTGCAGGAATGTACTCATCTTGGTCATATTCATTCGCACAG GCTGCCATTGAGATTCCCTATGTATTTATCCAAGTGGTACTATACACGTTAATTATCTATCCATCAATTGGTTATTATTGGACACTACACAAATTCATATGGTTCTTCTACACAACATTTTGTTCAAGTCTCTCCTATATTTATGTTGGGTTGCTTCTTGTTTCATTAACCCCCAATGTTCAAGTTGCTACCATATTGGCATCTTTTTTCAACACCATGCAAACACTATTCTCGGGATTTATTTTACCTGCGCCT CAAATCCCAAAGTGGTGGGTTTGGCTCTACTATCTCACTCCTACATCTTGGACACTCGATGCCCTCTTGACATCACAGTATGGGAACATAGAGAAAGAGGTCAGAGCATTTGGAGAAACTAAATCAGTTTCGATCTTCTTGAACGACTATTTCGGGTTTCATAAAGACAAGTTGAGCCTAGTAGCAGCTGTTCTCATTGCCTTTCCTTTTGTGTTGATAATCCTGTTCTCTTTTTCAATTGAGAAATTTAATTTTCAGAAGAGGTAA